The following coding sequences are from one Arachis hypogaea cultivar Tifrunner chromosome 7, arahy.Tifrunner.gnm2.J5K5, whole genome shotgun sequence window:
- the LOC112701020 gene encoding uncharacterized protein has translation MVKELKKKYRLNMLGLIETKREVVTKFDVARFWGCALYGAHVRNEKLVMWEELSYIVGLCQVPVCLMGDFNVILRLEERKDPTSLPASAEDFKDWVQDLQLVDLPLSDRKFTWFRGQFCSRIDRILVSLEWLEEFPDTRMKGGPRGLSDHCLLILEDTRVSMGLRPFRSLDSWFTHGGFLRMVKDEWRNLVDDQFTNKLKALSVPLRRWHKDNFRDMDNRIKKLEEEIKKVDDMVSTGNYDKTVEARRKALVTCCAKWYTRKGILWKQMSRSQYAKDMDKNTRYFHNLASARRRNNRIDSLLINGRLVQNQAGIKIAIRGLYKERYTGRNMLL, from the exons ATGGTGAAAGAGTTGAAGAAAAAGTATAGGTTAAATATGTTAGGACTTATTGAAACGAAGCGAGAGGTTGTGACTAAGTTTGATGTAGCACGATTTTGGGGTTGTGCAC TGTATGGAGCCCATGTGCGGAATGAGAAGCTGGTGATGTGGGAAGAGTTAAGCTATATTGTGGGCTTATGTCAGGTTCCGGTTTGCTTGATGGGTGACTTTAATGTGATATTACGATTGGAGGAAAGGAAGGACCCTACTAGTTTACCAGCTTCTGCAGAGGACTTTAAGGATTGGGTGCAAGACTTACAGCTAGTAGATTTACCGCTATCAGATCGGAAGTTCACATGGTTTCGAGGTCAATTTTGTAGCCGCATTGATAGAATCCTTGTCAGTTTAGAGTGGCTAGAGGAGTTTCCGGATACTCGGATGAAAGGGGGACCTAGAGGCCTATCAGATCATTGTCTGTTGATTTTAGAAGATACAAGGGTTAGTATGGGCCTTAGACCTTTTCGAAGTCTGGATTCTTGGTTTACTCATGGAGGGTTTCTGAGGATGGTGAAGGATGAGTGGAGAAATTTGGTGGATGATCAGTTCACTAATAAGCTGAAAGCCTTATCTGTACCGCTGAGAAGATGGCATAAGGACAACTTTCGGGACATGGACAACAGAATCAAGAAATTGGAGGAAGAGATTAAGAAGGTCGATGATATGGTTAGTACTGGTAATTATGACAAGACGGTGGAGGCTAGACGGAAGGCTCTTGTGACTTGCTGTGCGAAGTGGTACACCAGAAAAGGGATTCTTTGGAAGCAGATGTCTCGATCTCAATATGCTAAAGATATGGACAAGAACACGAGGTACTTTCATAACTTAGCATCGGCTAGAAGGAGGAATAACAGAATCGACTCCCTGCTAATTAATGGAAGGTTGGTACAGAATCAGGCCGGAATAAAGATTGCAATCAGAGGGCTTTATAAGGAGAGATATACCGGCAGAAATATGCTCCTATGA